From the Thermococcus sp. genome, the window GGAATATTAAACCCTTAAATTCATGCCGAAAATTATATAAAGCGATGAACAGACCCGCTCATACAGACGTTTGAGGTGACGGTCATGGCCGAGAAGGTTAGGAACATAGTGGTTGAGGAACTCATGAGAACCCCAGTTGAAATGCAGCAGGTTGAGCTCGTTGAGAGGAAGGGTATAGGGCACCCGGACAGCATAGCGGATGGCCTCGCCGAGGCCGTCAGCAGAGCCCTCAGCAGAGAGTACGTTAAGAGGTACGGAATCATCCTCCACCACAATACCGATCAGGTTGAGGTCGTCGGCGGAAGGGCCTACCCCCAGTTCGGTGGCGGTGAGGTTATCAAGCCGATATACATCCTCCTCTCAGGAAGGGCCGTTGAGATGATCGACCGCGAGTTCTTCCCGGTTCATGAGGTCGCCATAAAGGCGGCGAGGGACTACCTCAGGAAGGCCGTCAGGCACCTAAACCTCGAGAACCACGTCGTTATCGATTCCCGTATCGGGCAGGGGAGCGTTGACCTCGTTGGAGTCTTCAACAAGGCCAAGGAGAACCCGATCCCCCTCGCAAACGATACCAGTTTCGGAGTCGGCTACGCCCCACTTAGTGAGACCGAGAGGATAGTTTATGAGACAGAGAAGCTCCTCAACAGCGACGAATTCAAGAAGAAGTGGCCTGCAGTCGGTGAGGACATCAAGGTCATGGGCCTCAGGAAAGGTGACGAGATTGACCTCACAATAGCAGCCGCCATAGTGGACAGCGAGGTTCAGACTCCGGACGACTACATGGCCGTCAAGGAAGCCATTCACAACGCGGCGTGGGAGATAGTCGAGGCCCACACCGAGAGACCCACGAAGGTCTACGTTAACACAGCAGACGATCCGAAAAAGGACATATATTACATCACCGTCACGGGAACAAGCGCTGAGGCAGGGGATGATGGTAGCGTCGGAAGAGGCAACCGCGTCAACGGACTCATCGCTCCCAACAGGCACATGAGCATGGAGGCGGCCGCCGGAAAGAACCCGGTCAGCCACGTTGGTAAGATATATAACCTCCTCTCTATGCTCATAGCCAACGACATAGCCGAGCAGGTCGAAGGAGTGGAAGAGGTCTACGTCAGAATCCTAAGCCAGATAGGCAAGCCCATTGACGAGCCGCTCGTCGCGAGCGTCCAGGTCATCCCTAAGAAGGGCCACAACCTTGAGACCATCCAGAAGCCGGCCTATGAGATAGCGGATGCATGGCTCGCTGACATAACCAAGATACAGAAGATGATACTGGAAGACAAACTTAGCGTCTTCTGATTCTTTTCTTCACATGTTTTTAACGTTCGGAGGTTCACGAAAACTGAAGAAAAGGAAACCACCCTCAAATCGACGGGTAGCCGTTCTGCTTGAGAACCCTTACGAGTTTCGCTTCCTCAAACATTAAACGTGCCTTCTCTTCCTTGACTTTTGTGAGCTGTTTAACGGTGGCGCCCTTCTGGCGGGCCAGCCTTACAAGCCTCGCCTCCTCAAGCATTAGGAGTTTCTTCTGCTCCTTTACAACGTGGAGCTTCTTCCTGAGAAGC encodes:
- a CDS encoding methionine adenosyltransferase; its protein translation is MAEKVRNIVVEELMRTPVEMQQVELVERKGIGHPDSIADGLAEAVSRALSREYVKRYGIILHHNTDQVEVVGGRAYPQFGGGEVIKPIYILLSGRAVEMIDREFFPVHEVAIKAARDYLRKAVRHLNLENHVVIDSRIGQGSVDLVGVFNKAKENPIPLANDTSFGVGYAPLSETERIVYETEKLLNSDEFKKKWPAVGEDIKVMGLRKGDEIDLTIAAAIVDSEVQTPDDYMAVKEAIHNAAWEIVEAHTERPTKVYVNTADDPKKDIYYITVTGTSAEAGDDGSVGRGNRVNGLIAPNRHMSMEAAAGKNPVSHVGKIYNLLSMLIANDIAEQVEGVEEVYVRILSQIGKPIDEPLVASVQVIPKKGHNLETIQKPAYEIADAWLADITKIQKMILEDKLSVF